A genome region from Prionailurus bengalensis isolate Pbe53 chromosome B4, Fcat_Pben_1.1_paternal_pri, whole genome shotgun sequence includes the following:
- the NFE2 gene encoding transcription factor NF-E2 45 kDa subunit: MPPCPPQQSRNRVTQLPTLELGEMELTWQEIMSITELQGLNAPSETSFEPPAQAPYPGPPPPPTYCPCSIHPDAGFSLPPPPYELPAPTSHVPDPSYSYGNMAIPISKPLTLSGLLSEPLSDPLALLDIGLPGGPPKPQEDPESDSGLSLNYSDAESLELEGTEAGRRRGEYVEMYPVEYPYSLMPNSLAHPNYALPPAETPLALEPSSGPVRAKSTARGEAGSRDERRALAMKIPFPTDKIVNLPVDDFNELLARYPLTESQLALVRDIRRRGKNKVAAQNCRKRKLETIVQLERELERLGSERERLLRARGEADRTLEVMRQQLTELYCDIFQHLRDEAGNSYSPEEYALQQAADGAIFLVPRGTKMEATD, from the exons ATGCCCCCGTGTCCTCCCCAGCAGAGCAGGAACAGGGTGACACAGTTGCCCACTCTGGAGCTGGGCGAGATGGAACTGACCTGGCAAGAGATCATGTCCATCACTGAGCTGCAG ggactaaatgctccaagTGAGACGTCGTTTGagccccctgcccaggccccaTACCCTGGACCCCCACCGCCTCCAACTTACTGCCCCTGCTCAATCCACCCAGATGctggcttctcccttcctccaccacCCTATGAGCTCCCAGCACCCACATCTCATGTCCCAGACCCCTCATACTCCTATGGCAACATGGCCATACCAATCTCCAAGCCACTGACTCTCTCCGGTCTGCTCAGTGAGCCCCTCTCAGATCCTTTGGCTCTCCTGGACATTGGGCTGCCAGGGGGGCCCCCCAAGCCTCaagaagacccagaatctgacTCAGGATTATCCCTCAACTATAGCGATGCTGAATCTCTTGAGCtggaggggacagaggctggCCGACGGCGCGGCGAGTATGTAGAGATGTACCCGGTGGAGTACCCCTACTCACTTATGCCCAATTCCTTAGCCCACCCCAACTATGCCTTGCCACCTGCAGAGACCCCCTTAGCCTTAGAACCCTCCTCAGGCCCTGTGCGGGCCAAGTCCACTGCacggggggaggcggggagtcGGGATGAGCGACGGGCCCTGGCCATGAAGATTCCCTTCCCGACGGACAAGATTGTCAACTTGCCGGTAGATGACTTTAATGAGCTGTTGGCGAGGTACCCACTGACGGAGAGCCAGCTGGCATTGGTCCGGGACATCCGACGGCGGGGTAAGAACAAGGTGGCCGCCCAGAACTGTCGCAAGAGAAAGTTGGAGACCATCGTGCAGTTGGAGCGGGAACTGGAGAGGCTGGGCAGCGAGCGGGAGCGGCTCCTCCGGGCCAGAGGGGAGGCCGACCGGACCCTGGAGGTCATGCGCCAACAGCTGACAGAGCTGTACTGTGACATTTTCCAGCACCTGCGGGATGAAGCCGGCAACAGCTACTCCCCTGAAGAGTATGCTTTGCAACAGGCCGCTGATGGGGCCATCTTCCTGGTGCCCCGGGGGACCAAGATGGAGGCCACAGACTGA